In Streptomyces chartreusis, the following proteins share a genomic window:
- a CDS encoding PaaX family transcriptional regulator C-terminal domain-containing protein, whose product MPNNASPQADEVELRPLSARSVVLSLLLGLHPPELPVKDLVSSVEPFGIAGSTLRAALSRMTAAGDLRRADTVYGLSDRLLERQRRQDDAVHPGTRTWGGDWEMVVVTATGRGAAERAELRTELTRLRLAELREGVWLRPANLRRALPAGLDQVTQHYTARPERPPHELAASLWPLDAWAGTGHALLAHVARARRPSDRFTAFAAVVRHLLADPVLPGELLPPDWPGAGLREAYADYRRELARDVRAREGR is encoded by the coding sequence ATGCCGAACAACGCCTCCCCGCAGGCCGACGAGGTGGAACTGCGTCCGCTGTCCGCCCGCTCGGTCGTCCTCAGCCTGCTGCTTGGTCTGCATCCGCCGGAGCTGCCGGTGAAGGACCTGGTGAGCTCAGTGGAGCCGTTCGGGATCGCGGGATCGACCCTGCGGGCGGCGCTCAGCCGGATGACGGCGGCCGGTGACCTGCGCCGCGCGGACACCGTCTACGGCCTCAGCGACCGGCTGCTGGAACGCCAGCGGCGCCAGGACGACGCCGTCCACCCGGGGACCCGGACCTGGGGCGGCGACTGGGAGATGGTCGTGGTCACCGCCACGGGGCGGGGCGCCGCCGAACGCGCCGAACTGCGCACCGAGCTGACCCGCCTGCGGCTCGCCGAACTCCGCGAGGGCGTCTGGCTGCGGCCTGCCAACCTGCGCCGCGCCCTGCCGGCCGGCCTCGACCAGGTGACCCAGCACTACACGGCCCGCCCCGAGCGCCCGCCGCACGAACTGGCCGCGAGCCTGTGGCCGCTGGACGCCTGGGCCGGCACGGGACACGCCCTGCTCGCCCATGTCGCCCGCGCGCGGCGGCCGTCGGACCGCTTCACCGCCTTCGCGGCCGTCGTACGCCATCTGCTCGCCGACCCGGTGCTGCCCGGCGAACTCCTCCCGCCCGACTGGCCCGGCGCGGGACTGCGGGAGGCGTACGCCGACTACCGGCGGGAGCTGGCACGGGACGTACGCGCGCGTGAGGGCCGCTGA